From one Drosophila subpulchrella strain 33 F10 #4 breed RU33 chromosome 3L, RU_Dsub_v1.1 Primary Assembly, whole genome shotgun sequence genomic stretch:
- the LOC119555695 gene encoding uncharacterized protein LOC119555695: MDDSGQEEYVSVSRYDRQRELAKRRLLFWARRLQLMPHEVEKMSDGELNQRWQVFKREEDNFDNRQALFDRWKQLHKLRYLMYEEQRKYNERYGPDGASIWRILAMAQQDLEKKLQIDRIRGSCQRFPSPMCLMEEERQSGGNQLLLEPLKSILVGYDSDSEDELRLKKVTRYIPTRWPKRRNHKPLISNPERYKQTNDFCKEPFEECQLRFSKKKFNLHGTSEDSFKSLREPPPNLGFCPFCSERHLR, translated from the coding sequence ATGGATGATTCAGGCCAAGAGGAGTACGTCTCTGTTTCGCGCTACGATCGTCAACGGGAATTGGCCAAAAGGCGACTTCTTTTCTGGGCAAGACGTCTTCAACTGATGCCCCATGAGGTGGAAAAGATGTCGGATGGAGAACTCAATCAGAGATGGCAAGTCTTTAAAAGAGAGGAAGACAACTTTGACAATCGGCAGGCTTTGTTTGATCGCTGGAAACAGCTCCATAAGTTAAGATATCTTATGTATGAGGAGCAAAGGAAGTACAATGAGCGTTATGGACCAGATGGGGCCTCCATCTGGCGAATTCTGGCCATGGCCCAGCAGGATCTGGAAAAGAAACTCCAAATAGATAGAATTCGTGGCAGTTGCCAGCGTTTTCCCTCGCCCATGTGCCTCATGGAGGAGGAACGACAGAGCGGCGGAAACCAACTTTTGCTGGAACCCCTAAAATCCATCCTAGTTGGTTATGATTCCGATTCAGAGGATGAGCTAAGACTGAAAAAGGTCACTCGATATATACCTACAAGGTGGCCAAAACGGAGAAACCATAAACCTCTGATTTCCAACCCAGAAAGATATAAACAAACCAATGATTTCTGTAAAGAACCCTTTGAGGAATGCCAACTACGTTTCTCAAAGAAAAAATTCAATCTTCATGGTACAAGTGAAGACTCCTTTAAAAGCCTACGAGAACCTCCTCCAAATCTGGGCTTCTGTCCTTTCTGCTCCGAAAGACACCTGCGATAG
- the LOC119555692 gene encoding uncharacterized protein LOC119555692, which translates to MGTKSPGGPQRCRLILQRCLAIQLTKPGHTPEDFWMYDSGYMIFQNFLAANAQCWWNGPLTAATRALKYAGHVAPGMLLVTAEPCALEVLRGAFARSVLKPPATYVISSVGDIDDCIVTPTVQGQFTPLPEALCDVIMDLTAEGQSATIEHVRGKLGARFPHMTTPATEVIYDSLAQLMQEQKIYQTSKGYFIFTPERRRSRSRPRSNHHQLNGSLAYGHLAEEEQQHGDDVVPQEARTMLMSNSEALHSLYGEISTERDGDLTHQCIQTNLADVICGGNPNDKIIYPRAAKRRSASFPTPRSLERRHSLRLFGSSKRLQRCASTRSLSKTYAQTLNTTDSSSSEYQSTDSSSPKKGSLLSRLFRRSGRAKQRQIETYSAQFPPAEWFNTRAVHLHSVGTQTAEHDLPVAHTLSNSTFYDGSELSQRSSTLPRRHRRHMSSESTFLISSRDCSPIRRRSPVYCSSSLPRSTQSIPATTAKTNHSSRLSHGHGGSVTPTPPKTAQKSVIGKHIFESSPSRSSTLKATSAKRHTDGLIINSCQDNKATYRSSLQSSGPSSLESCKTTSMLASGPSSIDSGKVSFSQKTSGHSSLDSQCSTNTAVIAPSTSSNGGSSRSILLLNGSPRGTPRHQAMRARVAEAQAQRQRASTPSRILEEMIYPAGGSNGVPTSSSNNSITLQVTTSNGNQSIPSTKIFVQNSPVRSVITLENGKMLENSNVFIINNETMTNERGEIIKKTLSKQTSAAPVATSTPVKPETVSEQPLSETEANSETCDSISFISESSPENTCAVEAETPVYDGGKYAKNTNNDATMNNSRKLCLQLANGIAYKNNVLKNESQPNSPSADAPLKLAALAKQDFEIAGSVGNLHFYEKSSKDVGASQSNNMMMNSSTDLKNLCYESVKCSMNGDELALAHLLHKSSNPLGSEPNLALKDLANDKSIDKEAIDRRLSLTKESLEQGMGSVLANGGEELYNFPSLTDLSFNFTSLAARKILQGVSLNSIDTLVELNMAAAAAAAAAVNNAQEKQQNNQPATAGPTASVCTDFGMV; encoded by the exons aACTTCCTGGCGGCCAACGCGCAATGCTGGTGGAATGGACCTTTGACTGCTGCCACGAGGGCGCTTAAATACGCAGGACATGTGGCGCCCGGAATGCTGCTGGTTACGGCTGAACCCTGTGCCCTGGAGGTATTGCGAGGAGCCTTTGCCCGCAGCGTCCTGAAACCGCCAGCCACTTATGTAATCAGTTCAGTGG GTGACATTGACGATTGCATTGTGACGCCAACGGTTCAGGGACAGTTCACGCCGCTTCCAGAGGCACTGTGCGATGTGATCATGGACCTCACCGCCGAGGGCCAGTCGGCCACCATTGAGCATGTGCGCGGCAAGCTGGGCGCCCGCTTCCCCCACATGACCACGCCCGCCACCGAGGTCATCTACGACTCCCTCGCCCAGCTGATGCAGGAGCAGAAGATCTACCAGACCTCCAAGGGTTACTTTATCTTCACGCCAGA ACGCCGACGCAGTCGATCAAGGCCGCGCAGCAATCACCACCAGCTGAATGGAAGCCTGGCCTACGGTCATCtggcggaggaggagcagcagcatgGCGACGATGTGGTTCCCCAGGAGGCTCGCACCATGCTGATGTCCAATTCCGAGGCTCTGCACTCGCTGTACGGCGAAATCTCAACGGAGCGGGACGGCGACCTCACCCACCAGTGCATCCAAACGAATCTGGCGGATGTGATCTGCGGCG GCAATCCCAATGACAAGATCATCTATCCAAGGGCGGCGAAGCGACGCAGTGCATCGTTTCCGACGCCGCGCAGCTTGGAACGCCGGCACAGTTTGCGGCTCTTTGGCTCGTCGAAGCGCCTGCAACGCTGCGCCTCCACGCGAAGTCTGTCCAAGACCTACGCCCAAACGCTCAATACCACGGACAGCAGCAGTTCGGAATACCAAAGCACAGATTCGTCATCACCCA AAAAAGGATCTTTGCTCTCACGCCTGTTCCGACGCAGCGGTCGAGCCAAGCAGCGACAAATTGAAACCTACTCGGCCCAATTCCCTCCAGCCGAGTGGTTCAACACCAGAGCCGTTCACCTCCACAGCGTGGGCACCCAAACGGCCGAGCAC GACTTGCCCGTGGCCCACACGCTGTCCAACTCGACGTTCTACGACGGCTCGGAGCTGAGCCAGCGCTCCTCGACGTTGCCCCGTCGCCATCGACGCCACATGTCCAGCGAGTCGACGTTTCTGATTTCCTCCAGGGACTGCTCGCCCATCCGCCGCCGATCGCCGGTGTACTGCAGCAGTTCGCTGCCTCGATCCACGCAGTCGATACCGGCCACCACGGCCAAGACGAATCACTCGTCCCGCTTGAGTCATGGTCACGGAGGATCGGTGACGCCAACGCCGCCAAAGACGGCACAGAAGTCGGTGATCGGGAAGCACATCTTCGAGAGCTCGCCCTCGCGTTCCAGCACGCTGAAAGCGACGTCGGCAAAGCGCCACACGGACGGACTGATCATCAACAGTTGTCAGGATAATAAGGCCACCTACCGGAGCAGCCTGCAGAGCAGTGGTCCCTCGAGCCTGGAGTCCTGCAAGACCACCTCGATGCTCGCCAGCGGTCCATCGAGCATCGACAGCGGCAAGGTGTCCTTTAGCCAAAAGACCAGCGGCCACTCTAGTCTGGACTCGCAGTGCTCCACCAATACGGCAGTGATAGCGCCATCTACCAGCAGTAATGGTGGGAGTTCTCGTTCGATCCTCCTGCTAAATGGTTCCCCTCGGGGGACACCACGTCATCAGGCCATGAGAGCACGCGTAGCCGAGGCACAGGCGCAACGTCAGAGAGCCAGCACGCCCAGTCGCATTCTGGAGGAGATGATCTATCCAGCGGGCGGAAGTAATGGTGTGCCCACCTCCAGCAGCAATAACTCCATCACCCTACAGGTGACCACCTCGAATGGGAATCAAAGCATCCCGAGCACCAAGATCTTTGTGCAAAACTCACCCGTAAGGAGTGTTATAACCCTGGAGAATGGCAAGATGCTGGAGAACTCGAATGTGTTCATCATCAACAATGAAACAATGACCAATGAGCGGGGCGAGATCATCAAGAAAACCTTGTCCAAGCAGACTTCGGCTGCTCCAGTGGCCACGTCGACGCCCGTCAAGCCGGAAACTGTTTCCGAACAGCCACTCAGCGAAACGGAGGCCAATTCCGAGACCTGCGACTCCATATCCTTCATCAGCGAGAGTTCCCCGGAGAACACATGTGCCGTGGAAGCTGAAACTCCAGTTTATGATGGCGGAAAGTATGCGAAGAATACAAATAACGATGCCACCATGAACAACAGCCGGAAACTGTGCCTCCAGTTGGCCAATGGCATTGCCTACAAGAACAATGTGCTGAAGAACGAATCTCAGCCAAATTCACCAAGTGCAGATGCTCCTCTCAAACTGGCGGCGCTGGCCAAGCAGGATTTTGAGATTGCCGGCTCGGTGGGCAACCTGCATTTCTACGAGAAGAGTTCCAAGGATGTGGGTGCCTCGCAGAGCAATAACATGATGATGAACAGTAGCACGGACCTCAAGAATCTGTGCTATGAGTCCGTGAAGTGCTCCATGAATGGCGATGAACTGGCTCTGGCCCATTTGCTGCACAAGTCCAGCAATCCCCTGGGTAGTGAGCCCAATTTGGCTCTTAAGGATCTGGCAAATGATAAGTCCATTGATAAGGAAGCCATTGATAGGCGTCTCAGCTTGACCAAGGAATCCTTGGAGCAGGGAATGGGCAGCGTTTTGGCCAATGGCGGCGAGGAGCTGTATAACTTTCCCAGTCTGACCGACCTGTCCTTCAACTTTACATCCCTGGCGGCGAGAAAGATTCTCCAGGGTGTGAGCCTCAACAGCATTGATACCCTGGTGGAACTCAATAtggcagcagcggcggcggcagcggcagcggtcAACAATGCGCAGGAGAAGCAGCAAAACAACCAGCCCGCGACGGCAGGACCAACTGCATCCGTTTGCACCGATTTTGGCATGGTCTAA